One genomic window of Sphingomonas sp. C3-2 includes the following:
- the rpe gene encoding ribulose-phosphate 3-epimerase, whose amino-acid sequence MSTPIRIAPSILSADFAKLGEEVRAIDAAGCDWIHIDVMDGHFVPNITIGPAVVKALRPHTDKPFDVHLMISPVDQFLEDFANAGADIITVHPEAGPHLHRTIQRIKALGKKAGVSLNPATPAKMLEYVLEDIDLVLVMSVNPGFGGQSFIDSQLRKIEAIRKQIDKLGKDIRLEVDGGIDVNTAPRAIAAGADVLVAGTATFRGGPDKYAANIEALRGK is encoded by the coding sequence ATGAGCACACCCATCCGCATCGCGCCGTCCATCCTCTCCGCTGATTTTGCCAAGCTTGGGGAGGAGGTTCGTGCGATCGATGCGGCAGGCTGCGACTGGATCCATATCGATGTGATGGACGGGCATTTCGTGCCCAACATCACCATCGGCCCCGCCGTGGTGAAGGCGCTTCGCCCGCACACCGACAAGCCCTTCGACGTCCATCTGATGATCTCACCGGTGGATCAGTTTCTTGAAGACTTCGCCAATGCCGGCGCAGACATCATCACCGTCCACCCCGAAGCCGGCCCGCACCTGCACCGCACGATCCAGCGGATCAAGGCGCTGGGCAAGAAGGCCGGCGTTTCGCTCAATCCTGCAACCCCTGCCAAGATGCTCGAATATGTGCTCGAGGATATCGACCTCGTCCTTGTGATGAGCGTGAACCCCGGTTTTGGCGGGCAGAGCTTCATCGACAGCCAACTCCGCAAGATCGAGGCAATCCGCAAGCAGATCGACAAGCTTGGCAAGGACATCCGCCTCGAAGTCGATGGCGGCATTGATGTGAATACCGCGCCCCGCGCCATTGCGGCGGGGGCAGATGTGCTCGTTGCCGGCACTGCCACCTTCCGCGGCGGCCCCGACAAATATGCAGCCAATATCGAGGCTCTGAGGGGCAAGTGA
- a CDS encoding TonB-dependent receptor, which yields MKKSFYYGAAVAALIMPSAVFAQSTGSIDFSDEIVVTGASVDKGVAGVLTPDTAKAKAVLTQEFLARQAPGQSVNDIINQLPGVSFQNNDPFGSAGGTMTIRGFDDTRISQTFDGIPLNDSGGYSIYSNQQLDPELIDQVNVNLGSTDVDSPTASASGSTVNYRTRTPSEEFGVKLVGSAGEYGFFRVFGLVDTGTFTKFGTRAFFSASHAENDTVFNNIGKIDKQQYNARVYQPIGSNGDFVSVAGHYNENRNNFFGSVRLRRDANLGVPDRFPLTKDERFYEFEKCEAPAGTAGVADAAGSCGTAFDYRYNPSNTGNIRGSSRFTLTDGLILTVDPSYQYTKANGGGTVDAREFAATGSGPTVGYIGGKPYFGGVDLNGDGDTLDTVNVLAPSQTQTHRYGVIASLRYDINDNHTIRAAYTFDRARHRQTGETGLLYRANGVPHDVFPVNNPLLDVNGYALQKRDRLSYAILNQASGEYRGKFFDALTVTAGVRIPFFKRDLTNNCFTTSVTGFVDCFGGNAAADDAYAAAKPTVQGPQRRVFKYDDVLPNFGLVYDFASRWSAFASYSKGVQVPGTDNLYNSFFYAADTDQANPTPETTDNFDLGLRYRAGKVQAQATLWYTKYKDRLAAAYDPELDRNIYRNLGTVEKYGIDASISYQPIQDLSIYVFGSYLESEIQDNVQTGVSNGAPVFAQTAGKRESGAPVYTLGGRIQGKLGPVELGVQAKRTGKRYINDENVVLPAWGSATAPAYTLVDLDMRVPLEFVGLNDKTYFQFNLSNVFDKLYVGGFDGNLNNSSVPFVQIGAPRTFMGSLVVGF from the coding sequence ATGAAAAAGAGCTTTTATTACGGGGCGGCCGTTGCTGCCCTGATCATGCCGAGCGCGGTATTCGCGCAGTCGACGGGCTCGATCGATTTTTCGGATGAAATCGTTGTTACCGGTGCGAGCGTGGACAAGGGCGTTGCGGGCGTTCTTACCCCCGATACCGCCAAGGCCAAGGCAGTGCTGACCCAGGAATTCCTGGCGCGTCAGGCACCCGGCCAGTCGGTTAACGACATCATCAACCAGCTCCCGGGTGTCAGCTTCCAGAACAACGACCCGTTCGGTTCGGCCGGCGGCACGATGACGATCCGCGGTTTCGACGATACGCGTATCTCGCAGACCTTTGACGGCATTCCGCTCAATGACTCGGGTGGTTACTCGATCTATTCGAACCAGCAGCTTGACCCCGAACTGATCGATCAGGTCAACGTCAACCTGGGTTCGACCGACGTTGACAGCCCGACCGCATCGGCTTCGGGCTCGACCGTCAACTACCGCACGCGCACCCCGTCGGAAGAATTCGGCGTGAAGCTGGTCGGTTCGGCCGGTGAATATGGCTTCTTCCGCGTGTTCGGCCTTGTCGATACCGGCACCTTCACCAAGTTCGGCACGCGCGCCTTCTTCTCGGCGAGCCATGCAGAGAACGACACCGTTTTCAACAACATCGGCAAGATCGACAAGCAGCAGTACAACGCGCGCGTCTATCAGCCGATCGGCAGCAATGGCGACTTCGTCTCGGTTGCCGGCCACTATAACGAAAACCGCAACAACTTCTTCGGCTCGGTCCGCCTGCGTCGCGACGCGAATTTGGGCGTTCCTGATCGCTTCCCGCTGACCAAGGATGAGCGTTTCTACGAATTCGAGAAGTGTGAAGCACCCGCCGGCACCGCTGGCGTAGCTGACGCGGCTGGCTCGTGCGGCACGGCTTTCGACTATCGTTATAACCCGTCGAACACCGGCAACATTCGGGGTTCGTCGCGCTTCACACTGACCGACGGCCTGATCCTGACGGTTGATCCCAGCTACCAGTATACCAAGGCCAATGGTGGTGGCACCGTTGATGCACGCGAATTCGCGGCAACGGGAAGCGGTCCGACGGTCGGTTATATCGGTGGCAAGCCCTATTTCGGCGGCGTCGATCTGAATGGTGACGGCGACACGCTCGACACTGTCAATGTGCTGGCGCCCAGCCAGACCCAGACCCATCGTTACGGCGTGATCGCTTCGCTGCGTTACGATATCAACGATAACCACACTATTCGTGCGGCCTATACCTTCGACCGTGCGCGTCACCGTCAAACCGGTGAAACCGGCCTGCTGTACCGCGCCAACGGCGTTCCGCATGACGTTTTCCCGGTCAACAACCCGCTGCTCGACGTGAACGGTTATGCGCTCCAGAAGCGTGACCGTCTGTCCTATGCGATCCTGAACCAGGCTTCGGGTGAATATCGCGGCAAGTTTTTCGATGCGCTGACGGTGACGGCAGGCGTCCGGATTCCGTTCTTCAAGCGCGATCTGACGAACAATTGCTTCACCACCAGCGTGACCGGCTTTGTTGATTGCTTCGGCGGTAACGCTGCTGCTGACGACGCTTACGCTGCTGCCAAGCCGACCGTGCAGGGCCCGCAGCGCCGCGTATTCAAATATGACGATGTGCTGCCGAACTTTGGCCTCGTCTATGACTTCGCATCGCGTTGGAGCGCATTTGCCAGCTATTCGAAGGGCGTTCAAGTTCCCGGCACGGACAACCTGTACAACTCCTTCTTCTATGCTGCCGACACGGATCAGGCGAACCCGACGCCTGAAACCACCGACAATTTCGACCTCGGTCTGCGTTATCGCGCGGGCAAGGTGCAGGCGCAAGCGACCCTGTGGTACACCAAGTACAAGGATCGCCTGGCTGCCGCCTATGATCCCGAACTGGATCGCAACATCTATCGTAACCTCGGCACCGTCGAGAAATACGGTATCGATGCCAGCATCTCGTACCAGCCGATCCAGGATCTCTCGATCTATGTCTTTGGTTCGTATCTGGAATCGGAAATTCAGGACAACGTTCAGACGGGCGTGAGCAACGGCGCGCCGGTCTTCGCGCAAACCGCCGGCAAGCGTGAATCGGGTGCGCCTGTTTATACGCTGGGTGGCCGCATTCAGGGCAAGCTTGGTCCGGTCGAACTCGGCGTTCAGGCAAAGCGTACCGGCAAGCGCTATATCAATGACGAAAACGTTGTTCTTCCGGCATGGGGCTCGGCAACCGCGCCGGCTTATACGCTGGTCGACCTCGACATGCGCGTTCCGCTGGAATTCGTGGGCCTGAACGACAAGACCTATTTCCAGTTCAACCTCTCGAACGTGTTCGACAAGCTCTATGTCGGCGGTTTCGACGGCAATCTGAACAACTCGAGCGTTCCGTTCGTGCAGATTGGCGCACCGCGCACCTTCATGGGGTCGCTGGTCGTCGGTTTCTGA
- the htpX gene encoding zinc metalloprotease HtpX, translated as MNGFKTTMLLAAMTALFMALGFTLGGSSGAVIALVVAAGMNLFTFWNADKIVLRMHEAREVDGASAPEFYNLVQQLAVRAQLPMPRVYIINSPHPNAFATGRNPENAAVAATTGLLNMLSRDEVAGVMAHELAHVKNRDTLIMTMVATIAGAISMLANFGMFFRSGDNRGNMLATLLAVFVAPFAAMIVQMAISRTREYGADRGGAEISGNPRALASALAKISNGAAHIPNPVVERNPAAAQLYIVPALAGRGGDSLFSTHPDTGNRIAALEEIAQEMDQVSGASKARSASAVPSSRPAALRPGASVPRSHGKAGPRDPWRRRNG; from the coding sequence GTGAACGGCTTCAAGACGACGATGCTGCTGGCGGCGATGACGGCGCTGTTCATGGCACTGGGCTTCACACTCGGCGGCAGTTCGGGTGCGGTGATCGCATTGGTCGTAGCCGCCGGCATGAACCTCTTTACCTTCTGGAATGCCGACAAGATCGTCCTGCGCATGCATGAAGCGCGTGAGGTAGATGGAGCGAGCGCTCCAGAATTTTACAACCTCGTCCAGCAACTTGCCGTCCGCGCGCAGTTGCCCATGCCCCGCGTCTATATCATCAACAGCCCACACCCCAACGCGTTCGCCACCGGCCGCAATCCCGAAAACGCCGCCGTTGCCGCAACCACCGGCCTGCTGAATATGCTCAGCCGAGATGAAGTGGCGGGCGTGATGGCGCACGAACTGGCGCATGTGAAAAATCGCGACACATTGATCATGACGATGGTCGCGACGATCGCCGGCGCTATCTCGATGCTCGCCAATTTCGGCATGTTCTTCCGCTCTGGCGACAATCGCGGCAATATGCTGGCTACACTTCTTGCCGTCTTTGTCGCGCCCTTCGCCGCAATGATCGTCCAGATGGCGATCAGCCGGACGCGCGAATATGGCGCGGATCGTGGTGGCGCCGAGATATCCGGCAATCCCCGCGCACTGGCTTCCGCACTCGCGAAGATATCGAACGGGGCCGCGCATATCCCGAACCCCGTGGTCGAGCGCAATCCCGCGGCCGCGCAACTCTATATCGTGCCCGCGCTTGCCGGACGGGGCGGAGACAGCCTCTTTTCCACGCACCCCGATACCGGGAATCGCATCGCCGCGCTGGAAGAGATCGCCCAGGAAATGGACCAGGTTTCTGGCGCTTCCAAAGCACGCTCCGCAAGTGCCGTCCCTTCCAGCCGCCCGGCCGCTCTGCGTCCCGGCGCCAGCGTTCCCCGATCGCACGGCAAGGCCGGCCCCCGCGATCCTTGGCGGCGTAGAAACGGCTAG
- a CDS encoding RsmB/NOP family class I SAM-dependent RNA methyltransferase translates to MSDTPRARTAPRKPARPGGQPARAPGLPARRAALRLLDAVVRRGLPLEAALSAATQGIDRPEDRALAHAIAAEALRRLPDLDALIDSATSRPLPDDAKARFVLRIALVQALALGTPGHAAIATVLPLVDGGLRRLVHGVFGNLIRKGVTLPEFPTLLPEVAFRWAEKWGDDFVTAAERAIASPPPLDLTLADPDETAHWEQELGGTSLMPGHVRLYDAGPITSLPGFAEGRWWVQDIAASLPARLLGAGRGKALDLCAAPGGKALQLAAAGWDVVALDRSAGRLARVHENAERMGLSLDIREGDVLRWEPEAPVPAILLDAPCSATGIFRRHPDVLHRVRQRDITEIAELQSAMLARAVDWLQPGGTIIYATCSLEPEEGEQQIEKLLHDRSDLEIVPPRPDELPVGCVSDTPHLRTGPTMLADKGGLDGFFIARLVRKG, encoded by the coding sequence ATGTCTGACACGCCTCGCGCCCGAACCGCCCCCCGCAAGCCCGCTCGCCCCGGCGGTCAACCCGCCCGTGCGCCTGGCTTGCCGGCGCGGCGCGCCGCATTGCGCCTTCTCGACGCCGTCGTTCGCCGCGGGCTGCCGCTCGAAGCCGCGCTTAGTGCCGCGACGCAGGGCATCGACCGCCCCGAAGACCGCGCACTAGCCCATGCCATCGCGGCCGAAGCACTTCGCCGCCTCCCCGATCTCGACGCACTCATCGACAGCGCCACCAGCCGTCCGCTGCCCGACGATGCAAAAGCGCGTTTCGTGCTGCGCATCGCGCTGGTTCAGGCGCTTGCACTCGGCACCCCGGGCCATGCCGCCATCGCCACCGTGCTGCCGCTGGTCGATGGTGGCCTCCGGCGTCTTGTCCACGGCGTGTTCGGCAATTTGATCCGCAAGGGCGTGACGCTGCCCGAATTTCCGACCCTGCTGCCCGAGGTCGCCTTCCGCTGGGCAGAAAAATGGGGCGACGATTTCGTCACCGCAGCTGAGCGCGCCATTGCCAGCCCCCCGCCGCTCGACCTCACCCTCGCAGATCCGGACGAAACCGCACATTGGGAACAGGAACTGGGTGGTACCAGCCTGATGCCCGGCCATGTCCGCCTTTATGATGCCGGTCCGATCACCAGCCTGCCCGGCTTTGCCGAAGGCCGCTGGTGGGTTCAGGATATCGCCGCATCGCTCCCTGCCCGCCTGCTGGGCGCCGGTCGTGGCAAGGCGCTTGATCTGTGCGCGGCCCCCGGCGGCAAGGCACTTCAACTCGCGGCCGCAGGCTGGGATGTCGTCGCGCTCGATCGCAGCGCGGGGCGCCTTGCGCGCGTCCATGAAAATGCCGAACGCATGGGCCTCTCCCTCGATATTCGCGAAGGAGATGTGCTGCGCTGGGAACCCGAGGCCCCGGTGCCCGCTATTCTGCTCGACGCGCCATGCAGCGCCACCGGTATCTTCCGCCGCCATCCCGACGTGCTTCACCGCGTCCGTCAGCGCGACATCACCGAGATTGCCGAGCTTCAATCGGCCATGCTCGCGCGCGCGGTCGACTGGCTTCAGCCGGGCGGCACGATCATTTACGCCACCTGCTCGCTCGAACCCGAAGAAGGCGAACAACAGATCGAGAAGCTGTTGCATGACCGCAGCGACCTCGAAATCGTTCCGCCCCGCCCCGATGAACTGCCTGTGGGATGCGTTTCGGACACCCCCCATCTGCGGACCGGGCCGACCATGCTGGCGGATAAGGGTGGGCTTGACGGATTCTTTATCGCGCGGCTCGTGCGGAAGGGCTGA
- a CDS encoding DUF1674 domain-containing protein — translation MKPGQRPPHVKPPAHLSKSPPVPEPDPKPAGAEGEDPLGINPVRYGDWELKGIAVDF, via the coding sequence ATGAAACCCGGACAGCGCCCGCCGCATGTAAAACCGCCTGCCCATCTGTCCAAGAGTCCGCCGGTGCCCGAGCCTGATCCGAAACCCGCAGGTGCGGAAGGAGAAGATCCGTTGGGGATCAATCCGGTTCGCTACGGGGATTGGGAGCTAAAGGGCATCGCAGTCGATTTTTGA